CCACAACCACTAAAACCTTGCCTAAAAAAGGCAACCTTATTAAAGTTAACAAGCCATGCATAAATACTTTTTAGATGTCTTTGTAACCCAgttcccaagaaaaaaaaatcacactgcaTAGGAATAGATACTATTACAGAAATTGCTAAGATACTGAAGATAGTTcaacaaattaaaatagaaaattactttaaaagaaaaaggaaaatctaaaaTTGGTCAGGTTTCAGGTAAGTCCATATCTAGTACATTGTTGCACAAGTGACTAATAATGCAATAATACAGTGCTAAGCCATTGGGGCTTTTGTTTCAGCCAAGTTTTGAAAATTTAGTATGTAACACCAGACAGAGCTGTAGCTTCTTGAATAAATTCACCACCTTTTAATCTGGGCTCCTCTCCAGGGTGATGATGCAACAGTGTAGTTCTACTCTGTACTCTTGAAGCAGTTGTTTGTTAACTAGTTTCActctgatatttattttttttaaatgaagaattaaatGCCAAGGTTGACTGAAGTCTACTTGGCTTATTTTAAAGTtgctatgaaaaacaaaacaaaatccaagcTCAAATTTCTGCTCAgtatgcagaaagaaaaaacaaactcagaacttggttttgcattttagaattgaatttcttttatttcctttccctccagaaGTGATCAACAATGGCTTGTCTACTACAAAGTTAGAATGAATGttctgaaaatacaaacacaaGATAATCTCTTTTTATCCTTCCCAGCTTAAGCATTTATctaaatggaggaaaaaacctgacaaaatCATAGACCCCCAAAATACCTTCTAATGGAAGTAGAACTTAATTGTCTATATATGGCAAAATCTCCTTATATGACGCAACAGAGCATTATTCCAATGTTAATTTGTAGATTTTTGAAGGCTGATGCATAAAGGTGTTAAGTAAAGCTTTTAGACGTCCATTTGTTTTGTCTGCAGAGTTTTCAGAGTGAAGTGATTGATGCGAAACTGAACTTCAGTTCTAAAAATACACTAGAGTTCGTGCTTTGATCACTGAGTACGTTTTGGTTTCTGCCACTTTAAAGTTCTAAGTCAACTGCAATAGACTGCAGGACAGCACAGCAACTTGAAAATAGAGTATTTTTTCATTCTCGGTTTTATTTGGACATCGAAGCATCTGAATATCCTTTCCAGATGTAGATACCGAGCTGCCTCCGCTCCCGAGCGACCGTCACCGCGGGGCCCGCCGGAATGCCTCTACGGCGCGCGGCCAGCAGTGGGCGCTCTGCCTCCCGCCACTGCCTCTGTCGGGGCCGCCCCCGTCGCCCGAGGACTGCCCGCCGCTCGCCGGCCCGCCCTTCCTCCGGCGCCGAGCAGCAGTCGACACCGCCTTCCCAGCCTGTCCCGGCGTTCTTCGGCTGGGTCCCTGTCGCCGCCATCTTGTGTGGGGCGAGTGGCACAGCGCGGCGGGCAGCCATGGAGACAGGTGAGGGGCAGAGGTCGCCGCTGCCCCCGGGTGCTCGGAGCGCTGGGTCCGGCGGGGCAGTGCGGCGGGGGGCGGGCAGGCCGAGCACTTGCGGCCCGGGGAGAGGCCTCCTGTGGTCCTGCTGCACGGGAACCGTGGCCGCGAGGCTCTGGCGAGCGACAGGTGCCAGGCGGGCTCTGAGTCCGCGTCCTCGGAGAAAGGGCTTGGGGCATGTTCCTGATACCCTGCGGGCCCTCCCGTTTCTACCCTGGTCAGGCCGGCTCCGCCATCCCGCTTGCTCCGTTGCCGCGGCAATCCTGGAAGTCCCCGCGGCCCTCTCCCTTCCGGAGGCCGTGGGAGAGGAGGTGGCGGAGGGCAGCCGGGGCCTCTCGGGGAAATTGTGCTTTCCCCAGATTCTTAAATAACTTTTGCCACGGGTGACACATTTGTCCTTAATTCACGAATCGGATGCCTATCTGGAGGCACAAGGCCGTCAGTTAGTCCCCgtctgtcttttttttactgtggaaaGTGTTGGCTTTTGCAGTTCTTCACGAGCCCTGGGCTACTTGCCATGCCTGGGGAGGTGTTCAGAAGGATGGTGAAGACCTATGCGTTCTCCAGACTTACCCGTGCCCTCAAATTGCACGTCTCAAATTGAGAAAATGATTCAAATCTATTATGCGGGTCAAATTCTGACTGTTTGTCTTTTGTATCAGATGATGCAGGAAATCGACTTCGGTTCCAGCTGGAGTTAGAGTTTGTTCAATGTCTGGCAAATCCTAATTACCTCAATTGTGAGTACTTGAAATTAAAGATCAGGATCCTGAGGAATGAATATAGTTTAATGGTGTTTTAATATAGCTGGTAGTATAAAACAGGGAGAGAGGGCTAGACAAAGACCTGTGAGAGGTCTTTCACAGCGTAAAAGTAGTCTATAAGTAATTTGTTTAGATTTCTAataggtgggtttttttaaatgcaaaatgttttatcagttgaaattaaataaaaaatgcatctatctgttggagaaaaaataagataaaatcagcatttaaaaagtaatgtgATGTTAACAGTATTCCTTtatatgaaaacagaattttattaaTGTTAATAATACTTTCAGGTACTATACTTAATTCCCTAGCAATTTGATGCTACAGTCAATTTCCTGTTCTCTTCCTTGCTGTTATATGAAAGATGCATACTGTAAGGGAGATGATGCCTAGGATGTTgtaatagaaaacatttttcctgttttttttccccttaaatttGAATtatcaaaatttcattttaattataaGGCTTTTACTAAAGTGCCTTTTTGTATAGTTTGTGAATGTGTATCCTTAAGGTTtgtcagttgttttttttttttgcacatctGTAGCTGAcaatttgtaattttatttcagttcttgCACAAAGAGGCTACTTCAAAGACAAAGCTTTTGTAAATTATCTTAAGTATTTACTTTATTGGAAAGAACCTGAATACGCAAAATACCTGAAGTAAGTGTTAAAATCATCTAGATTTCTGCATTTTGATGAGACAATGTTTACCGTCTGTACTGTACAGCATGTCagtatttaatttctgcttgtaACCTGACCTTTGTCTTCCCCACTGTGCTTATGTGAcacataattttttgtttccagtaTTCCAGATGCAGTGAGAATAGACAAGATGTAAAACTTGTCTTTCATGAGTTGTGTGTGGAATCTTCCTTTTGCAGCCTTGTATCTGTACTTTACcatgtgtttaaaataaaactgttacAGAGTACATTTTAAGAGTGATTTTGAATTGTTGGAGCTTACACAAAACAGAGGATGAGTTTATATTTTGATGAGTGTGCAAACTCCCCTCaatttttggaaaacatttttggtTGTTATATAAATAAGCTCTGGAAATCGACAGTGTAGTTGTTATGCATTTAATATAACCTATCCACTGGAAAAATCTAGCCATCCTAACCAAAGCAATGATGTGTATCTGTTTAAGAACAGTTACTGAACTCCTTGTTTTCTACTCTGATACTTAAGTTACTAAGTTACAGCGTGAAATATGTATGGTCTCAAGTGGTTTGATACTTTGAGTAAAGCCCATACATTATAAAACTAGAATGAACTGCAGCATTATTAGAGACTCCAGCTTTACTGTACCTTGTAAAAATTTGTATTAaagtatgtttatttttaacccAGGTATCCTCAGTGTTTGCATATGTTAGAGCTGCTGCAGTATGAACACTTCCGTAAGGAACTGGTAAATGCTCAGTGTGCTAAATTTATTGATGAGCAACAGATTCTTCACTGGCAGCACTATTCACGGAAAAGAATGCGCCTCCAGCAAGCACttgcagaacagcagcaacaaaacaacacctctgtaaaatgaaaaatgtttggaaGAGTAATAATAATGTGTACTTCATGTCAGCTGAAGTATTTACAAAAGAGGAATGATCCAGTCTGTGGGTTTGGCTCTGTCTGTGtacatttaatatttatttatcaatcgttgtgtttttttatttcattgtcttttttaaagataaaagacTGATCAACACCtacttctgcattttattttatagtgtGGATGATTTTGTAAGAGCATTACTTACTGTTGATTCCTCttgattttgaaaacaaaacatagtTTTGCAGGCTTTAACATTTTGTCTTGTTGTGGTGAAGAACTCCCTCATCTACAACTTTTTACAACTGCAGGCTGCTTTTGGGCTTCTCTATAGGAAGTGTAATGAAAACtgtgttacaaaaaaaaaaaaaaaagttgtaaatgCTTAATTGGAGAAGCATTGCCATTTATTCctgtacagatttttttgtaagaaCACAGATCTTGTCAGCcttaagtaatttaatttttgtatttaagaTTGCATTTCATATCCTTGTTGGAACAGGTACTACAACTGTTAACCTTTAACACAAGAGCAGTGACACCAGGATTGTCAGCCTTCACACATAAGCTGTTAAATATCTCTGGTACTGAAAATTTATCTTTAACAGCTTCATTAGTTATGTAAAGTCAGAtttagaaaaaagagaaaaagcttcttATTCTTCCTATCTCCTTTCTCACTATTAAAGGTGCAGCTTCGCAGTTTAGCCTTACTCTTTGGTAATTGTAGGCTGCTTTCTTGTGCTGTaacaccagctcagctcctttGCAGAGAAACTGTTTGCAAACTCCAGTTTATTGAACATGGAAGGAAAGATACATATTTTGGTTGCAGAATTTTAGTGGAAGGTTTGGACCTAGAATTTAAGGACATTTATCTTAGTCAAAAGTAATTAACCatcaaagttttaaaaaaggctAAAGAAAGGACACTGCAAATAATCTTTATAAATGATTGACTACTGGAGGATTTAGTCTTCAGTAAACAACATACGCACAAGGTCTGCTTTAAAACATTCTTCTTCAACCAGCTTCTGAGGCTGAAAGAAAAGTTAAGATGTTTTAGAGGCAGTTAAAAAACATCTAGACCAGAGCCATTTGTACAAATTAATCTTTTCCAGAGAGGATGGGGGGTGGGATGAACTAAGCCATAGAATAGAAGAGTAAGAATAACTGAAAAATGCCTGAGGGTTTTCTGGCCTTGGAAGAAGCACTTCCAAGAAAGAAACTCTTTAATTTAGATAATATGTGCAAGCTAAAACTTGAACTATAGTCTGTCTGAATCAAGATTATAATCACAATAGCCTTGTTTCACTCCCATAATTCAGcatttggatttaaaaaaaaaaattgagtagCTACAAGTCAGGAAGATAACAATATGTTGCTAGAATTTTCTTTACTCTTCAACCACTACATACTACATGTACATGCTTCACTATGTTTTTTATAGACAACACTCcgcagaaagcagaggaaatgctCTCGAGGTTCTCTCGAAGGAAATGCTTGAACCAGAAAGAGTACATGGATGGGAGCAGAAGCtcttttcccagttttctctttttgaacATGAGAAGGTGTCAGAAAACACTCATGCCTAATTTACAGACATGAGCTCCTCCAGTTTCCCCTCTGAATGCCTGCAGATCCAGAATATACAAAAATCACTTACTGTTCCATATTTCAGTAGTGTAGGCACTCCTGTTAGTTTCAGATTCTTCCTGAATTCATTGTTGGGATCTTTCCAGCTGTTCAGGAAGAAGGGGTTAAGCACAGCTTTTAGAGATGCAATTAGAATTCCTTCAAAAGGATGATTCAGAGGTCTTTGTCTTGAACCTCCCCAACCCACTTGTCACCAGTAGCATGCAGATAGTTCACATTAGGGATGTTGTGGacatttttgcttaattttttgctttattcctTTCAGAAAAGGATGGTTCAGTCAGTCATCCCAACAGGCTAGTTAACCTCCAGTCCACAAATAGCAAAGTCATATCAGTTGTTGGCACCAGAGCAGCTACTTACTAGGGTCTGTCTCCTACTAGGCAGTAGATGAATACAGAGTCATCAGGCATGTTATGAAGTTCCTTCCTCACAACTGGTTCAGCTagagagtaatttttaaaatctgttagTAATCACAGGTTTTAGTAGTTAATACTTCGTAACTTAGTACTTAATGCTTTGACCAGCAAAGCTGCTAATTAATGTTTTGTCTGCTTCAGATAGAGGTCTGCAATTTTGTTTCATCTGGTTATCAGCAAGCTTTGCAGAATTTACATGCTCAACGTTGAAGGGACTGGTCTTTGAGTATACGCCAATTTCTGCTTTAgtaagtaagaaaaataatcattGTCACCCGTTTGTGTGAGCCCTTCAGAACAGCTCTAAGAGTTGCCATATGTATTCTGCCATACATGATCCAGAAAGTTTAAGTGCAATGTTTACTGAGGAACTGCCTTTATATTTTACTGCCAGGTGCTGGTAGGCCACTTCTGGTTCTTGACATATAAAACAGAAGTGTATTAAGTGATCACAAGATTCACATCTGTTTGCTGGCCTTTGTACCAGTTTCTGCTGAACAACATGTTTTACTACATGCCCTTCAGTGGAATGTAGTTAGCAAAGACGAGAGCAGCACGGGCAGCTCTTTAGCgaggcagcagcctcagccagCTCCTAGTGACAGAGATTCATCAGCTGGGCAGCTGCACCGGAGCTGGAACCGGAACCGCACCCAGTGCGCGCACGGCCCCGGGTGATGGAGGCAGACTGCTGCTGTCCCGCCTTGACGCGTTCACGAAAGGCAGCCGGGGCCTCTTGAGCTCCCTCGTGCCGGGGTCGAGGAGGTCACCACGGGTGGGACCACTGAGAGCGAGGGGCACTCCCGCTGCCTCTCTCTCTGCGCCCGCCGAGCCCCGACCGCTCCGCGGACCTCACCCGTCACGCAGTCGGGgcaccagctcctgccctcGGCATCCTTGTCGCCGCAGAAGAGCGCGAAGATGGGCCGGCCATGGTAGCGCTGCGCCGTCTGCACGAACTCGAGGTACCCGCGGacctgcttctcctcccagcccatgGCGTCCGCAGGAGCCGGCGGTGGAAGGGGCGGGATCCGCTCCTGGCCCGCCTCGGGCACCGCAGTTCCGCGCCGCTTCCCGGCAGCCTCTGCGACGGCAGTTGCCAGGAGAGGGTTTGAGCAGCGTCCCTGTAGGGCCTGGACCAGTCTGGTCTGGTCGGCTCTTCCTCAGCGGCAGCGGGGAAGGCGGCGCCCGGATGCCGGGCCGGTTCGCGCGGCAGGGCGTGAGGGGCGGACCGGGCTCTGTCGGTGACAGGGGTGGGAGAGAGGGGTAGGCCGGGCTCTATTGGCGACAGGGCGGGGGGCAGGGGCAGGCGCAGGCCAACCGCAGGACTCTGACTGGGGGCGGGCAACACCTCGAGGAAGACCAAAACCTGCGTCCGGCCTCCCAGTGTGAGACGAGAAGAGAGGGTATAAGGAAAGAGACAAAGCCTGTTGAGCAATCGCGATACGAAGTTTTAACGGCGTTGTGTGGTGAATCCAGCACATTGTTTAATTCTCAGAGCCAGCTAGCGGGACGTAAGTTTCTGCCAGTCTCCACACATTGCTTTGATTTTAAGTTCTTCTTTGTGAAGAAGTTTAGATATGACCATGCTCttgatctgttttcttttcacactAACGTTCGTGTTCGGAGCCACTGCCTTGGGCTATCGTCCCAGTCTACTTTCCTACCTTAAAGTTGCAGTATGCTATTTCCCTTTTAGGTGTGAGCTATTAAAATTCTGTGGCAGTTTTCTACATTTCTGTAATGGTGCCCCTCAGGTCTCTGTGAGGATGCGTAAAAGAAGGATATAAATTGTAAATTTTACCTTAAACATTGGGGTTGTGTCCTCCATTTTGTGTCCATGTGTACAAGTACACAtgatttccatttctttatGACTCCTTAGGTTTGTTCTCTGATACTCATCAGGCCTGGGATTGCTTTTGAGAGGCAGAAATAATACATTATTCTTCTTCTGTTCATAGTTGTGATTGTAAGCAAGCACAAATAACTGGATTTTCAGCATCCAGCTGCTGTGATGGAACCAAGCAAGCCAACTATGTCTGTTGCTACGTTTGCACTCACTACCCAGCTACACAGGAATGAAGCAAAGGCTTTACAAACACAGGTATTACTTGACAGTGATGCTGTATTGGTTTCATTTGTTACTGTTACAAAAAAGGTGATTGTGACCCACTTCCTGCGATAGCCCACTAGTGACTGTCAAATCTTCATACTTGTTTTCATGATGCTGTCATGCATAATCTTACAACTATCCTTTTATAAGGGTATAGATCAGAAATTACATCTGTAAATATTACTTGTCTGTTTGGTTTAATCACAGTAGGCAGCTAGGCACACAGCTGTTTACTTATTCTCATTCAGTGAGAAGGTAAAAGAATAAGAAGGGTAAAAGTGTGAAAACTTGTAGCTTGAGATgaagacagtttaataggtaaagtGCAAGCTGCATGctcaagcaaagcaaaataaattaattcactACATCCCACCAGCAGGTGGCAGTTAAgacatttctgcagctgcattgTGTTCTGTGTAACatcaggttggtttttttttacattttgaaacAGCTCcagtttaataaaaatgtgCCTGCTGTTCCAGAGAAGTTGGCTCTCAGATTCTCTAACCCCCATCCAATTATAATAGAAAAACTGAAGGCATCCAGTGATCAAAGAAAAGTAGATGGAAGTGAGGACCCCAGCATAAGAAGCTCTGGCATGTTTTCAGTGATATCAGAAGAGAGGCTAAAACTGGCTGTTCAGCTAGCCAAAAGGGACATAAAACGAAGACATCTTGAAGACCAAGTGAAACAGCAAGTGTTTGGAGATGCTATCAAAGAAATGTTGTTGTCCCAgaagtcccagcagcagaagacTGAGGTATTTGAAAgtccagaaaataaaagtgcacTGGAGTCTCAGACTGGCTTGAAATATCAGCAGAAACTTGGGCAGCCTTCCAAAGTGGAGACTACTGCCTCTGGTGCTAAAATTTATCTCTACACAACAAATGAGGGAAAGCTAATACCAGCTGTTTTGGACTCTTCGCTGACACATAACAGAGGAGCAGACCCCAAGCAAAGtgtaaacagaaaagaagataaaaatatgcAGGAAGTCCGGCGGCTGCAAAAGGAATTGAGGAGCTGTGTTCAGAAAATTGAAGAAGTGACTAAAAAAGGTGTAAGACTGAACAATAATTATCTTATACAGTattttgttgatttgtttttcttgggttAGGATCCGTATTTAATTCTGGATTTGTGAAAACTCTACTTTTTCAAGAAGCAGATAAAAGCTAGTTGCTTTACTTGCAACtttatcataaaaataaaagggtcACATGATTCTGTAAGTTGTAACTAATAGGCTATGTTTTATAATAATGTTTAGTCAAATTCTAAGTAGAAATACAATTTAGAGTTAAAATAACTGCCTTGCGTTACTGTTTCACAGAGTCCTGCAAAATGTACAATACGTCATGTATTGGTTCTGCAAGTAAGAGGCATATTGCTAAATTGTGTTTGTTCTGATGTCTTAATCAGGATTTCCACAGGTTCAATTAAGGTGTAAAACTTGACATTTCATGCTTTttagggaaagagagagaaattttaGATCCTGATGAAGAGCAGCGACTCTGTGCTAGGAGACAGAAACAAGCTGCGCGGTCATCTCGGATGCTCTATGTACTCCAGCAACAGGTTGGAACCAGCATTTTAAATTGGGATGTATAGTATCTAATTTGTTACAATGAATTTGACAGAAATTAACTGAAACAGGACAAATTCGATAGGGTTGTGTCTGAACTTCATGGCATTCTAGTTTTGATCTGAATTGTGTGGGTGGTTTCTCTCATGACTAAACAGATGTGCATTACCACTGGAAAATTTGAACTTTCAGTTGTTACAGTGAAGATTGTTTATTTGTAGACATGGAGCTAATTCTGACAGActttcccctcttctctttcttttctttataaacaGGTAAAAGAAATAGAGGATGATTTAGAGAAATTGAGTCCTCATAAAATCAAACATACTAAAAAGGTAAGCTGAAATTATCCTCAGGCTGTAAGTTATTGACAGAGTTCTCGAGATAATTGAGTTTGATTGTCTAGGGTACATCTGAGCTCTCTCCAGAAGGGAGATTTTCTTTGGATCTTGCA
Above is a window of Heliangelus exortis chromosome 21, bHelExo1.hap1, whole genome shotgun sequence DNA encoding:
- the TXNDC17 gene encoding thioredoxin domain-containing protein 17, with product MGWEEKQVRGYLEFVQTAQRYHGRPIFALFCGDKDAEGRSWCPDCVTAEPVVRKELHNMPDDSVFIYCLVGDRPYWKDPNNEFRKNLKLTGVPTLLKYGTPQKLVEEECFKADLVRMLFTED